One segment of Triticum aestivum cultivar Chinese Spring chromosome 2A, IWGSC CS RefSeq v2.1, whole genome shotgun sequence DNA contains the following:
- the LOC123186127 gene encoding uncharacterized acetyltransferase At3g50280-like: MGDVRIVSRRMVRPEPITSGPPETIHLTPWDLRVITVDNIQKGILLPKPPGTGGRGNDAAAMVERLELSFARALGRFYPYAGRLAVAPGSKDDAEGESMAISLRCSGEGAEFVHAVAPGVAVADITVPLCIPRVVWSFFPLDRLLGVDAIADSRPVLAAQVTELTDGLFVAMSANHGVADGTTFWHFFNTWSEISRLSDGDAGCEISSPLPVHRRWFLDGCPVPIPLPFGKLEDIIGQRVDTYQPVEECFLHFSAESVRKLKAKANAEMAGAAATDTAISSLQALLAHLWRAVCRARRLAPDQKTVYHLLAGCRGRVDGIPASYAGNAVEHATAISPAGEILERGLGWAAWLLNRAVASFDEASARERLASWPRNPGFMRMSEVVTAPHPHTTVATGSSPRFDVYGNDFGWGSPVAVRSGSGNKVDGKVTVYEGRGGGGSIALEVCLSPEAFPSLLADEEFMRMVGVAD, from the coding sequence ATGGGCGACGTAAGGATCGTGTCCCGGCGCATGGTCCGGCCGGAACCAATCACCTCGGGTCCGCCGGAGACCATCCACCTGACGCCATGGGATCTCCGGGTGATCACCGTGGACAACATCCAGAAGGGCATCCTCCTGCCCAAGCCTCCAGGCACCGGAGGACGGGGAAACGATGCCGCCGCCATGGTCGAACGGCTCGAGTTGTCCTTCGCGCGCGCTCTGGGGCGCTTCTACCCctacgccggccgcctcgccgtcgcgCCGGGGAGCAAAGACGACGCGGAGGGCGAGAGCATGGCCATCTCGCTCCGCTGCAGCGGCGAGGGCGCCGAGTTCGTCCACGCCGTGGCGCCCGGCGTCGCCGTCGCGGACATCACCGTCCCGCTCTGCATCCCGAGGGTGGTCTGGTCCTTCTTCCCTCTCGACAGGTTGCTCGGCGTGGACGCCATCGCGGACTCtcgtccggtcctggccgcgcaGGTCACCGAGCTCACCGACGGTTTATTCGTCGCCATGTCGGCCAACCACGGCGTCGCCGACGGGACGACCTTCTGGCACTTCTTCAACACCTGGTCGGAGATCAGTCGCCTGAGCGACGGCGACGCTGGCTGCGAGATCTCCTCGCCGTTGCCGGTGCACCGGAGGTGGTTCCTGGACGGCTGCCCCGTCCCGATCCCTCTGCCCTTTGGCAAGCTCGAGGACATCATCGGCCAGCGTGTAGATACGTACCAGCCGGTGGAGGAATGCTTTCTCCATTTCTCGGCGGAGAGCGTGAGGAAGCTCAAGGCAAAGGCGAACGCCGAGATGGCCGGCGCGGCAGCCACGGATACCGCCATCTCCTCGCTGCAGGCCCTGCTCGCGCACCTGTGGCGTGCGGTGTGCCGGGCCAGGAGGCTCGCGCCGGACCAGAAGACAGTGTACCATCTCCTGGCCGGATGCCGCGGCCGCGTGGACGGCATACCGGCGTCCTACGCGGGTAATGCGGTGGAGCACGCCACCGCGATTTCCCCCGCCGGCGAGATCCTCGAGAGGGGCCTGGGCTGGGCGGCGTGGCTACTAAACAGGGCCGTGGCGTCGTTCGACGAGGCCAGTGCGAGGGAGAGGCTCGCGTCCTGGCCCCGGAACCCAGGCTTCATGCGCATGTCGGAGGTCGTGACTGCCCCGCACCCgcacacaacggtggcgacagggAGCTCGCCGCGGTTCGACGTGTACGGCAACGACTTCGGGTGGGGCAGCCCCGTGGCCGTGCGCAGCGGCTCGGGGAACAAGGTGGATGGAAAGGTGACCGTGTACGAGGGCAGAGGCGGCGGAGGGAGCATTGCCCTGGAGGTTTGTCTGTCACCGGAGGCGTTCCCCAGCCTCCTCGCCGACGAGGAGTTCATGCGCATGGTGGGCGTGGCTGATTAA
- the LOC123190478 gene encoding exonuclease DPD1, chloroplastic/mitochondrial, with translation MALLFRFSQLRNSMLSSCPARVLIPYAGLSPGKLLDPKSYERRAQETVSLHSASLGSCISGIQPLKFQQTSEHEPSVPLLIFDIETTGYFQKITGNVQKGNRITEFAVRDLCGGKNSTFETLLNPERDVPGHLATVNNINTDLVCRPDVPRFSDVLPLLLAFVRSRQTPGKPVIWVAHNVKRFDGPFLAQEFDRCSAQMPEDWLFVDTLCLARKLPKLSASNDKKHLLNLESLCKRYEISVEGPSHRAMQDVMALCHVFQKMSFDLQLTHEGLMNEAINASYFSKYLN, from the exons ATGGCATTGCTTTTTCGCTTCAGTCAATTGAGGAACAGCATGTTGAGTAGTTGCCCTGCCAGGGTGCTTATTCCATATGCTGGATTGTCACCTGGAAAGTTGCTTGATCCAAAAAGCTATGAGAGGCGTGCTCAAGAGACAGTTAGTTTGCACAGTGCTAGCCTGGGTTCATGTATTTCCGGAATTCAGCCATTAAAGTTTCAGCAGACTTCTGAACATGAGCCATCTGTGCCTCTTCTTATCTTTGATATTGAGACCACTGGTTATTTCCAGAAGATCACTGGTAATGTCCAGAAGGGTAATAGAATCACTGAGTTTGCAGTCCGTGATCTTTGTGGAGGAAAGAATAGCACATTTGAAACTCTCCTTAATCCTGAGAGGGATGTTCCTGGACACCTTGCAACTGTCAATAACATTAACACTGATTTGGTGTGCAGACCTGATGTCCCGAG GTTCAGTGATGTACTTCCATTACTACTGGCGTTTGTTCGAAGCCGCCAAACTCCTGGCAAACCAGTTATATGGGTTGCTCATAATGTAAAAAGATTTGATGGCCCTTTCCTGGCCCAAGAGTTTGACCGTTGTTCAGCTCAGATGCCCGAAGATTGGCTGTTTGTTGACACCCTTTGTTTGGCAAGGAAGTTGCCCAAGCTTTCGGCATCAAATG ATAAGAAACATCTCCTAAACTTGGAGTCACTATGCAAACGCTATGAGATCTCTGTGGAAGGCCCTTCTCATAGAGCAATGCAAGATGTGATGGCATTATGTCATGTTTTTCAGAAAATGAGTTTTGATCTACAACTGACACATGAAGGATTAATGAATGAGGCCATCAACGCTAGTTATTTCAGCAAGTATCTTAACTAA
- the LOC123186128 gene encoding pectinesterase inhibitor 8: MQSPTSVPSQRPANDHRPPVSVLQCESIRHYNRQTSASAKQLLYQTHSTLRFRGTDEANQQQRAMGPSTMARALAAAAAVLAAVVCAGATPETTCRAAAGADRRVDYRFCVSRLSQHHDSPDADTWGLAKVAADVGVLMASNGVYDIKAMLAGKEERPAGARARGPLEQCEALYDRMGAAFAEAYDGIDRRDYAAGKEKAGEAASLARRCAHAFARAGVAVPPRLAKQGADSVQMAIVCTAITNLVK; encoded by the coding sequence ATGCAGTCCCCCACTTCGGTCCCGTCTCAACGCCCGGCAAACGACCACCGTCCACCTGTGAGCGTGCTACAGTGCGAGAGCATCCGCCATTATAACCGGCAGACGAGTGCGTCGGCCAAGCAACTGCTCTACCAGACTCACTCCACACTCCGCTTCCGTGGAACGGACGAAGCTAACCAGCAACAGCGAGCGATGGGGCCATCCACCATGGCTCGAGCCCTCGCGGCCGCGGCTGCCGTCCTCGCCGCCGTGGTCTGCGCCGGCGCGACCCCGGAGACGACGtgcagggcggcggcgggcgccgacAGGCGCGTGGACTACCGCTTCTGCGTGTCCAGGCTGAGCCAGCACCACGACAGCCCCGACGCCGACACGTGGGGCCTGGCCAAGGTGGCCGCCGACGTGGGCGTGCTCATGGCCAGCAACGGCGTCTACGACATCAAGGCCATGCTCGCCGGCAAGGAGGAGCGGCCGGCGGGCGCCAGGGCGCGCGGGCCGCTGGAGCAGTGCGAGGCGCTGTACGACAGGATGGGCGCCGCGTTCGCCGAGGCGTACGACGGCATCGACCGGCGCGACTACGCGGCGGGCAAGGAGAAGGCCGGCGAGGCCGCGTCCCTCGCGCGCCGCTGCGCCCACGCCTTCGCCCGCGCCGGCGTCGCCGTGCCGCCGCGGCTGGCGAAGCAGGGCGCCGACTCGGTGCAGATGGCCATCGTCTGCACCGCCATTACCAACCTCGTCAAGTGA